Part of the Vigna radiata var. radiata cultivar VC1973A chromosome 11, Vradiata_ver6, whole genome shotgun sequence genome is shown below.
AAGTTCTAAACTAAATTCTTATACAGGTTATTCTGGAAATTTTAGTAAAACAACAGACAATCACATTACGATATTTCCCTGCATTATCCTAAACATATAAATACGTATTTAAATCGTAAGATAAGTTaaacaagattttcaaaaagtaaTTTTAGGTAATCAACACAAAAAGCaccattttaatctttaaaaactAGTTTCTTTCAATTAAATACTAGGGCTGATAGTGGTAGTAACCGAACTCGGCACTGCAAAAATGATGGCAACGATGCACATTAAGAGACCTTACCAAGAGATACCTTTCCCAACCGAAAGATTCctcaaagttaaataaataaacgacaaaaaaaaataaaaaatcaccaagaaagggaaaaaggtCCAAGCAATAGTTACCGGGACACTGTTACTTTGAACTCCTCCGGACTTCCAAGATAACCAGCTCCCTACAAAATATGTTCAGAAGTCAAAGCAAAATCTCctaatttcttctttctcaaaaaAGAAATAGCAATTACGCTTATGAATATTTGTAGGCTCATCATTTGAATGGATTAGAAATTcagaacttaaaaataaaaagctgATTTTTGTATCGCAAGCTAGAAAGTCTGCAGATATTGTTCAAATGAGTGAAAGGGTTAATTATGCAACTTAgtaaaattaaagtattattcAATCACTATTGCATTACCAAATGGTTGCACAAGTTGCCGATGTACGCTAGCCACAGGAACACGCCAAAACCAGATAAGCAGCAATGCATATGTTAAATACTACATGGCAAAGCCAAAAAGAAGTGTATTATAAATCTTTACCTAGAAATTctgttaacaaaaattatattcatatatacatacacatacatcTTAAGATACCTTAAATATGAGCACCGCTTTTGAATATACAGCATAATCTTTGTGACTTGAATTTCGGTCTGCATAATATCTTGAACTATAACTTAACAAACTCGAAGgtaagaaaatgaatttaaactAACTAAGCAATAAAGGTTTAAAATGTAGATGAAAACCATATTCGTGTAGGGGGGAAATGTCATGAAGTAATATTTTTAGCACAAAAAATGTACAATTAAGAATGAGAATCAGGTTGCCTAAACTTATGGCCTAACGTGTAGGAAATATAAGGATGTGATTCAAACTTTCTTTATAAGTACATAATACACACTCCTATAATACTTTTAATCACACTTGTTCTTCAATCACAACCAAATTTCATGATTAAATTTTCTTTGCTATTGTTGTAGTTTTAAGGAGATTCTTACAAACCAGATTCTTCGCCAGAAAGTATATTCACTATTTACTACTAAAATTGAGATAACCTTGCATTGTTGATCCGTTCATCAACTTTGGTTTTATATGGTGCTTGTAAAGACCACATAAACTGATACACATACAATTCTTGTCgatttaaatttgaactttgCAATGTGTTACTCTACACTGTAGgaacaataaactaaatatttcaCTTTCAGTCACACACTCATATcagaaagtagaaaaaaaactttagaaTTGATTCTAATTCAATTGATACACACCAAGCAATGTgcttttataaacaaattctCCTAATTAAACTATTACAAAACTCATTAGACTAAGTAAACTAAGAGAGGCATGGATTGGAAAGATGGAGCCATGATGGGATAAAAGTTGCGACTTAATTGCAGCTATATTAAACAGCTATGCAGTGCTGTCGggaatgtttttattaataagagAGATAACAATGATTGGTTTTTCTTAATTGCACTTCATTGCACTATTGCACGGGATAAAATAGGAAAAGTAAAAAACTTGCAACAAGAAATAAACTCACACTTTGAAAGTTCCTTCTCCTTGGCAGTTGCCATCCTTTTGAGTTTTGCTGCTTGTGCAAATGTTGATGGCCTGAGAGGATAAAGAGAGACACAAACCACACCATAAATTTTCCAATCATATCTTGCAGTCATCTCCCTTTTCAGTGATTTGTATTCATGCATGCTACTTAATTTTTCTTCCTCCTATCCGCCTGATTTCTCTATTTGAATCTACCTATAGTTTCATAGTTGGCATTGTCTTTCCTCCTTTGTTCAACTAGTTTAAATAATGCCAAGTATTCCTTAcaatcttttttcaaaattgaaatgaaCTTCAATATTTTAGTGAGTATCGATACTTCTCTGTCGAAGATCACTTCAATTTTTCTCATTCCTTATTCACTTTTATTTAGCATGGAATTTTACTGCCATAAATCTGTAACACTCGTCAAAATAgactttaaacaaatttatagatTCAtcctttaatttcaaattatcaaCCCCAAAAACATTGCAAAATATTTTACCAATGCAAACGATAAAACCAACTCAAAACAGAAAAAGGGTTCCAAAAGAGAACCCCCTTTCTTTTCAGCACGGGAAACATTGTTATAAAGCCTTACTTACTGCGACAATAAACTTGCCTCCTTCAAAAGTCGTTTTATTTCTTCACGCAACTGAGCTTCTTTTTCTCTACCAGATCCACTCTGCTGGAAAATCATACGCCTAGATGTTAATGCCACAAGGTTTTGTTTCTCATTAACAATAAAGTATCTTATTTGGTAAAGCAACGAAACTTCAACATCAATCCATCCTTTGATTAGTTTATAACGGGAATGAACGGTATGCGACATTTGAATTTATAAGCTTAATCGTGAGAAAGGGTATaacattgtttttgtttcaaatttcaattgaataacaaaaattagaatGATACCTTGGCAACCTGATCGAGGCAATAGTATGCAAATTGAAAAGAAGCAACGATCAGAAATATGAGAGGTGCTGCTAATGACCCTTCACGTTCATGGCTTCCTTCGTCTTCCATAATTCCCTCGCTTCCCTCGTTCGATTCCAATGCCTGCGTTTTGTTTTCTGATAGTTTCTTTTCTGCTTTCTGGTTCCCCCGCGGGGAATACAAAAATGGGCCAAGATATCGGCTTTCCCTGTATTGATTCGGCCATTAACCTTATTGGATTTTCTTTATGCAATCCTATTATTACTAAATACACTCTCCATCTAAGAGAAAAATACTAGAGTACCCCTCACTACACCACTTCACGACTGAAAAACTTCTCCTAAAAATTCTATTCCTAAATGTATTTAATGcattctaaaaattttattatggaaattttattctaaaaattctcttttgaaaattatgttttgaaaaatttactcTCAATGAGACATATAATCTTGAAGtcacttttaaaaaagataaaacaataattttaaaaaggtttaatacctattttaatcCCTCAATTTGTAAGATTTGTTCAAAGTTGTCCTACATTTTTTTAGCCATTCAAAGTTatctcatattttataaaaaacagttcaaattgatcatttttgcTTACGGCATTAAAAAACTAACGGAACTTGGccaacttgtccaatttttaTTAAGTGGCAACTTTGTGGCCTCATTAACGTGGCACatagtatttcaaaatatataggGTTTACTTTTTTCACTCAAAAACCAATGACGTCAACACCCGACACCGCGCCGTCCCGGTGCAATCGAAGAGTCATCGACACTGTGTTTGGTGTCGTCGTCGGTGACACTCTCGTTCTTCCTACATGACACAATCCCCCAATGAAAGTTGCTATTAGCTGCAGAAATTTCCCAACCTGTTCAAAGGCACAAATGTTCTGTAGATTCAAAGTAGCTTGAACGCAAAGTGGCTTTATGCTCCTAATTTGCATTCAAGCCagcaaaattaattatcttttgcAGGTTACAACATATGATAGGTACCTTCTCACCCATGGCATCTTGAATAAGAACTGTGCCACCTCACAAATAAGCCACCATCCTGATTTTGTTCCCTCGGGTCCCACAGAAGGGTTCTTTGGAAAACCAGAGAGTGTTTAGCAGCAACAGATGTTACGAAATGGGTATGTGAGTTCTAATTCCTTAACTTTTGAGTTGGTGTGTGTGGGTTGATTGGATTGGGGTCTTTCAATTTTGATTCCTAAACTAACTCAGTAGTCACTATGGGCTCTTTCATTAAATGCTATGCTCTCAATCCATGACAATATTCACTCCTTTTCATTTACATTGCAATGCAAACCCCTTTTCCATCTTCCTTTTCCTGGCAACATTTATTCTTACAACATGCATGGTGAATCATTTCATTCCATGGAAACCAACTAGCTGTaactttcaaattaaattgttgcatattttttattttggctttGATTTATCTCCAAGGTCGACAGAAGGTACAAGTACTATCGAAATCAGATGAAGAGCGTGGTGTCGTCGTTTAAAGCGGTGGCGGGTAATGGTGTTACCACGGTGTACTCGACGTTGGCTTTCACATGTCAAGACATTTCAAATGTTTGAAGGATGGGATTTTGGGGGCAGATTCAAGCAACAAGAAAGAGGAAGACCTTGAAGATGAGACTCTTCCTAATTTTGCCAAGAGGATGGTTTGCGTCGTACTCCTCCTTTGTTTGAAGTAGAATCTTCCAGTAACTTGGTAACGTTGTCACATAATAAAAATTGGACACGTCACACAGTTGccacataataaaaattgaacagGTTGGCCAAATTCCGTTAGTTTTCTAACTCGTACGCAAAAAGGATCAATTTGAATcgttttttataaaatataagataactTTGAACAACTGAGAAAAGGTAAAACAACTTTGAACAAATCCTACCAATCAAGGGagcaaaataggtattaaaccttttaaaaaccATAAGGTATAGTTAGAAATTCGGGGgtgaaaaaaacattttttttttttcattttgaatgcTGTGTAACTAATTatgattgaataataataataataataatataacaaagaTTTGTtactattttcattaaatttatctaaaattgTAAACAATTACTGGAATTGATTtcgatatttaaattttacaaagaaTTTGAACATGGGATTATTGTTTACTTCTGATAATTTTAATCATGACGATGATTTGGAGAGACAAAAACATGTATGTCTCATCCCAGTCCCAGATAGATAGAAAATAGAATAGGCAGAAACAGAAAGAAACCATGGCTGGTCCCGGAAAATGCTTCCTCGTCACGGGTCCTCCGGTGAGAAACCCAACGCCGCCATTTTTTTCCCTCTCTTCATTCTCTGCTAATCGGTTTCGATTTGTTTGATTGATCTGATCAGGGTGTGGGAAAAAGCACTCTGATTATGAGAGTGTTGGAGTCCCTCAGACTCAATTCCTCCATCAAGCTTCAGGGCTTCTACACTCGTACGTAAGCATTTGATATGATACCTTCCTCTTCTTTCACTGTAACGTATGACATGATATGATGCTTTTGTAGGGGAAGTTAGGCGCGCAGGCCAAAGGGTTGGTTTCGAAGTGGTCACTCTTGATGGTCGCATCGCCCCACTTGCGTCCCTCCACTTTTCAAGGTAcagtttttattctttctcttcttaGCTCCACAACATTAGTATcccatctttctttctttccttttgtctGTGGACCCATTATTTCGAAATTTGTGTTTCTTGGTCACGCTGCTGTTGGGTCTTCGTTCATTTTTGAAGGAAAGGTTTTCTTGTAAAGATGAGGACTAACAAAAAATACATCCTTAGTACACTCTTTCTACTGGCAAACTCtcttaatgtttaaaatttgttgaaaactaTAGCATCTGCAAGAATCcgtgaaataaattttaagggATAACAAATATTATGTTCTAGAGAGTATgttattagattttttatttttttagtcctACTTGAAATAACATAACACAGCATTGACTAGATTGTCCAGTATTTGTCACTATACAACTCTGTCTATATGATTCAATGGTTTTCTTTTATGGCATTGGATTTGCAGCCCTGAGTCTGTCGGATGGCCTAGTGTTGGCAAGTATAAGGTTGATGTAGCATCTTTCGAGTCACTAGCACTGCCCGAGTTACAGGTATGCTCACTTTCTTTAATATcgtatgcattttttttttctttgcagcAGATTAGGTTACTGCATATTCTGCAAACTATACGACCATTCTTATGTGCATCTTCCAATTGTGGTATAATACTCATCAACTGTTCTCTTGGATTTTTAAACTATTGGTGTTGAATGTATTATTCCGCCATATCCCATGTATTATATCAGTTTTTGAGCTTTTAAGACTTGCATTCAATGACTAGGTTAGAGAAGGCACCAGCCTCTTCATCATTGACGAAGTTGGTAAGATGGAGTTATTCAGTTCGTCATTTTTTCCTGCAGTTCTAAGAGTTTTGGAGTCAAATATCCCAGTTTTGGCTTCAATTCCAATTCCAAAATTTGGCAGAGACATACCAGAAGGTAAtcatttttccatattttcaaGTCCCCATTTCTCAACCAGTATCTTGTTTCTTTCTGAACAGTGCTAGGAACAGATTTCCTTTGTTTGATTCTTAAAATAAGCAAGATAGGGTAAAACCTGTCACTAGGTCTTATAGGCATGAAGCTCAAAGATCTGTAAGATATAGACGAGGATTTGTTGCAATTCTCTGCCTAATTTTCTTTGCTGAACTTGTGAATGACTGATGTTGTCAATTTCTGAAGTTGCAAGGTTGAGGAATCATGCAGGGGCAACTTGTTTCACATTGAACGTTGGTAACAGAGATGCTGTCAGAGAACAGATACGATCACTATTGGAAGATCTGTTGATTAAACACTAGTCATTGCAAGTTTGTGGTCTGAACTCAACATGTAGATTTTCAGTTTCAAACCAATTATGATGGGTTAACACTATTAAGAGTAGGGGGGAAAATTGCAATTCTTAGTTGAGTCTTAAATAAGTTGCTGGTGAGTTAGTTGAGCCTTAACCAAGGCATGGAGGTGGTATTTAGTGGTTTGAGATTTGCTAGAGTCATGCATGACTTATCTTCATGATTTTTTGTAATGACTCATCCATATGTGActatattatgaataaattagATGACTTATCTTCAGTTTTGCCACCTTTTGACTGTATTGCGGACAATTTCTTTCGCGGGTAAAGATAGTGAAAGTCAATCTAAATCCATTTAATACATGATCAATCCAACAGAAAAGTATTCGAATAGCATAAAAGTGCTGCTGTCACTGTAAAATGAAGCATGAACTCAACATAATTGTGAGCAAACTGacgtataaaaatttaaaatatatatttatgtgcaattaaaaaaataaataatgtatgacCTAAGTATAATCGAATAACTAATAGATCTTGTCAACTTTGTCTATCCTGCTCAGCAGTTCGGAGCACTTGTTTTGCCAATGATGAAAATGATTTTGCTGTATCTTGCATCTCTCTGGCACGAAGGTTGGTACCCTGCCACCAAGTTAGAAGGCGAGTAAACAAATAATGAGATCTGGATTCTTTTCCCAATTTTTCTTGGGTGCATTGGCGTAGGACTAAGAAATTTTaactgttttatagttttttgtcaAGGTAAAAGATACCTGCAATTTCCATGTATTTTCATGAAGCTTGATTTGTGCCTGTTTAGCAGCGTTTGTTTCCTGTAGCACCAGATtaatgtttgattaattttgcaCTCATTTGAGCATTAAGAAAAACGAAGCTTTAAAATATACGGAGAAACTGCCTAATTATGCAATGATCAAAATTACATGTATCGAGAAATCTTTTCTGTTGAAACTAAAGAATGTATTGTGTCTGTAGGCCATTGGGCCCCctaaaatttttgtaaaaatataacttaaaatattcaatgagttcattgataattttcttattaagcGTGCAGGATCAAACGAGGTTCATAATAACCAAAGATGGTCTCAAAATTTAAACGAAGGTGTCATACAAGAAACCTCTGCAACACTGTCAAATTTGAGACTATTTTGaagtttttacattgtttagCGTGCGAGAGTTTACAATGAAGGTTTAAAACTTTTCCCAAATCCCAGAATTTCAAGTTACAAAAGTGCTGGAAGATAACTACTCTGTCAACTTTTAGCATTCAAGTTGAAGATGTCATCAAATCTATATACTGCGCATGAGAAGTAATGACGAATACTAGTTCAGTTTGATTCTTGAAACTATAATTAACTGCTGTTGGGCCCATCTTACTTGATTGAAATTTGCAACTGATTAGAAATCTCTAATTGGTAGGTAATAAATTGTAGATTAAAGGTTCTGGTAATGATTAATCCCGATCCTCCAACTACCATTTACACTAATAAATGCACATAACACTTCCAAATAAGAAATTAACAATAGGGGCTAGACAAAACACCTTTTAGTAGCAAATCAGCTCACATATCATGCGATGCTTGTGAATTGTTTTGGCAGAAAGTCAAGCATAATTAGAATGCATATGGTGATTATATTCTTacattggaagaagaagaaaatccatATTTCTTCTTAATTTGATCCAGCGCACCATCTTTTTCCTCCTGGTGCCCTTCCTTATCTGATGCCTTCTGGTAGTTTCCCATTTCTTTCAATCTTCCTGTATATTGAATGCTCGATTAAATTGGCTAGCGATAATGATAACGTTGCAGTAATCTTTCAAGATGCCTAAAATGCAACTCATTGTCACAAACCTTTCAGAGACTGAAATTTTCCAACCAATTTCTTCTTATTAAGAGCTCCTAATATGCTTTGTTCTTTGCGTTTTTCTTCATGATCCTCTAAGTCAATGTCATCTGCATGGGAAGAAAAGAGACACCTCAAATTGGCTAATTTAAACTCGAGGATCCATATGTTAGAAAGTACTCAGTACTGTCTTAGGAATCAAATTAATCTGGTAATGTAATTTAGTCGTGTTTGTAACATACAGCTTTTAGGCAAGCAGATTCAGATcaccaataaaaaaaagacaacGTGAATTCATTGGCATAAAAGAGTTTCATCTTTCTTTTAAGCAAATGTTTAGTAGCACATATATATTACATTGTTATACCTATGTTTAATTCAAGCTCACTTTCATCCACTGTTGGTTTATCATCATTATCGTAACATGCAAAGTTCGCATTTGAGAATATTGCTGAGAGTTCCCGTATGTTTTCTTTGGGATCTTCTTTACCCATGAGGGGTCCATGCTTTTCTTTACTACTTGTAAAATCTTTTATAGCGAAGCTGAGTATACCCTGGAATGCCGGAAAAAAGTACCAAATACCTTCAGTCATAAGTACAGTTGTGttagttattaaaatgttactttttacctttttctttcccTTGTCGATTACAGGGCTAGGACCAAGCTCTTCTTCTGATAGCATTATTTCCTTTCTGTAGATGCAGCTAACAGAGTCCAAAAGCCTAAAACAAAGTCGTGCATTATTCACTATGAGACTAATATCTACCAGTTCTAAAGAGAAATagtaaagaagataaaaggCTATAGCCAGACAGAAGTTATGTGATTATTGGTAAAGATTTATAACAACATTCAAAATGCCATTGTCTAGGGATATATACCTGAAAATATTCCTCTGGGCCAACaatgaaacaacaaaaatttcctGATCACCATTCACCTGTACACTGACATTGAGTTAAACAGATGTCTAAAATGTATGTAAATAAAAACCCGATGTACTAGTCAAAGATGCAGTCATACCAAAACAAGATCTCCTTTGCGTGAACAACATATCTGGCAATCAGAATATGATTTCAATTTTGGTGGTGAATAAGTGAAACCTCTAATTGAAGTCTCCGCTATCAGAGATAAAGCTGGCAACGACCTAAGATGGTTGCATATGTCTTGTTAATTCATTGATAAAATAGAATGTTACATGAAGTTGACATGATGGGAGAATATTCAGAAGATTTAAGATGTATGAGATTGCTCGAAAACATTAGCCAAGATTCAGCATTAAAATATGATAGAATCCACAAAGCCAAACCCACTTGGTGCACTTAGAGGGAATAAGGGTTGGTTATAGAATTTTTCTTACAGAAGAAAATCCTAAAAATGGGAATTGAATTTTAACACCAAATAGTTGGTAAGTCTTATCCCATGTGATATATATACCCATCAATTCTTCAAAAAAGTACATGCAGACTTAACCACCACCTTAATTCCACTTTCCCACTGgtgaaaaggagaagaagactGATATCAGAGAGGTTGTAAATTGTTGATGCCCAGCAACAGGAAGAGGAATGAAATTTCTTCTTGTAAAGCACCTTTTTAACTCCCTGAAAAGTATGAGAGTGAGAAACTGCAAGCATCATCAAATAGTTGGGTCATTCATAACTCATGAGGAGGGACAGAAGTAAAGAACAAGTCACCTGTACAACATGCACAAAAGAATAGACATACAAGGCCTTCTCAGAACACAGCAAAATGTACAATTGCTTTGCTGTTGCATCTTCAGTACGATTCCCTTCTCTTGAGTCTAAGCCATCTTTTGTAACCGATCCTGTGATTGGTTCTCCTACTCCATCTGTATTACATAGTACAAagttttactctctttttttaatcAGATCATTCACTGCTATTTTGGATCATTGATAACTTAAATCAACGTACTGTGACATCTGATCATTGTTTCAAGTGTGCAAACTCTTACCCAACACTTGCATATATATGGCTTTAGAGGGCTTCTTAGGGTGAATAGCTTCAGTGTTGAATGGATTTCCAGTTTCACTATCTAGTGCTAGAACGGATGAGTCCTTTGTTCCAACTAGTAAAATGTTTTTGTCAAAACCACGCAAACTGCAGGTTTTAAACTGCAAAGAGACGATACTGGAGGAAATTTCACTTGAAATATTTTTCCGGTATAACAAAGAGGGTTCATCTATGTTAATGACTGAAACCTGTAAGAAAATGGTTCATTATCACACAACTTAGCACTgtgaatatattaaaacaactGTACACTCAAATCAAAGATCCTAAAATAGAAAAGTTTCACACTAATAGATTATTCAACACCACTGAGACCTAAAAAGACAAACCACTGACTCTATTAGCCAAATCTACATAAAAAATTGACATCATTTTCAATCTAAAACCTTAAGATAATTCATTATACTTGttcaattttctcatttttacttGTGAGACTTAAAATTGTACTTGAGTTCCTAACAGcgatagaaataatattttaggttTCCTAAGTTGCTTAGAGCAGTGACAAAAAGTGTTATCTATTTGAATGCTAATGTGCTCCATTGATCCTTGTTGACTCCAATGGATCCTAGAGCTATAAGACAGTTTACTCGCATTAATCAATGCATTCCATATAATTAAAAGTGCGTTTGAAAAACTTCCATCACATTGAAGGACAATCTACTGTGCAAGGAGAATTGGTGTCGAATGGAAAACTAAACTTGTTTCTGTGAAACAGTGTGAACAACACATCTCCAAATTTAAAAAGCCAAGGAAGAAAAACTAGAAAAACATCTCACGTTTCCTTGGTCAGAACCAACAGCAAGGTGCCTTGAGTTATGATCTATGTTCATGCAAATTACAGCACCACTAGTTTTTACGAGTTTCATACTGTGGATTACATGATCAGTCCCTTTCTTTGTATTTCCTGTAAAAGAGGAATGGAAATGCAAGTTACTATCAACTAAAATGAGAAGTTGTGCTTGTCTAATAACTAGGGATTTCGTAGAAAACTAAGTAACATTCCATAGAATACCAGTAAGAGACATGAAGCTGTTGGATGCATATGGTTCAGGTTTGAATCTATAGATACGAACCTGCAGATTATCATATCATACTTACTATAAAATAAGCATGGGTGACTAGAATCGAAAAGGGAAAATATCACTTTCACAAAATTCATAATTGAATGAAACTCACCATCCCACTTTGATCACCAGAAATTAGGAGTGGAGAGTTGCTATCAAAATATAATTCTGTCAAGGGAACACCACTTAAAGAAACATCATTTTCAGCCTGCATTAAGATGAAGGAAGCAGATCAAACAATAATTATGTGTAAAAGAGAAAGTTATCACTTTCTACTGTTGCTAATACATTATAAAGAAAACAGATGTGCCTTTAATATTCCAAGAGACGAACTAACAAAACCAAGAGAAATGCTAGCAATCAAGATTACTAATACAAACATGAAAACTGTCTTCTTTCTGAATGTGAAACAAACTCTTACTGATGCTATCTTATTCATTAAAGGGAAAAAGTGTCCACTGATGCTAACATTTGGACACAAGCTAATTGCTTTGGATAAAAGTAGCACCTGTTGCTTTAATTGCAAAATTGGGGTGAAAAAGGGACATGACGCATCCCAAAAAGTTATGGCTCCATTGCTGTGTCCAGTTATGTACAAGTTTCTTAAGTTCGAAAATCCAGTGAAATTGGCAGCACTGAAGTTAATCCCATCTTTGAGATTTGTTTCAATGGGAATAAGCGGTGGATAATTCTTGACCAGCTGGCTGTAATACTATATTTGAGAATAATTAGAttgtcaaaataattaaaatatatttggtaCAGTAACCGTAACAGAACAGTTTCATTATCCCATTACCTCGTCATCAGAACTAAACGCATTGGGATTGTTGGAGATGAATTTTGCTGTAGTGATGCTTGAATCTGACAGTGGTAACTTCACAACCACTTCCTTTGGCAGTGAAGGAGTGGACTTAGACTGGCTCTGCAACAGATATCTTTCAATCAAATTATCATCATACAGATATACGTTCCCTGATTTCCCAagcaaaatgaaataattttgtctCTGCTTGCTTGAGGTTGATATGATCTGCATGTCAACAGAACCTTCTGACAAATGAAGCCCCATCTTAATTGTGCGAGATTCTGTATGCTCATTCAACAACACTACCTGCTTCATTTAATGCAGATTGGTGGTAGTTATTTTAAATCAACAAATTAAACTTAGCACAATTTCATTAAACCAATTCAATGTAAACTAAACCATCCAAAATCTCAAATTTATTGTAACTTGTAACAGATGAACTttaatttgtgatattttttctaataaaaagaaaagctgTCAACGAAAGTATAGAAATGTGCAGTCTTTTAAAGAATGTAGACAAAGTATTCAAATACCTGCAACAAGTTTGAAGGGGCATAATCAGAACCTCCCATAACGTATAGTCGACTAGCTCTTCCTTCTGCATAAATCCATTTGACTGATCTGATTGAAGTTTTGTCTGATTTATATCCTAA
Proteins encoded:
- the LOC106777265 gene encoding cancer-related nucleoside-triphosphatase homolog — translated: MAGPGKCFLVTGPPGVGKSTLIMRVLESLRLNSSIKLQGFYTREVRRAGQRVGFEVVTLDGRIAPLASLHFSSPESVGWPSVGKYKVDVASFESLALPELQVREGTSLFIIDEVGKMELFSSSFFPAVLRVLESNIPVLASIPIPKFGRDIPEVARLRNHAGATCFTLNVGNRDAVREQIRSLLEDLLIKH
- the LOC106776697 gene encoding uncharacterized protein LOC106776697, producing MFVKKLVEKASIKKAVGNSVDGLKASDVEPRLVFHQGVPSGGTKFAYDNIQKILALSTKDGRIKLFGKDNAQVLLESREPVPSKFLQFIQNQGFLINVSFNNHIEVWDIDKKLLIDVFIVKEEITCFSVLQHSFFMYIGFSNGNIAVLSLDQQPWHVVRMKYSIPLSASYGNSTEESDDTVVTHVLPQPTAESQRALIIFRNGQIILWDIRESRSIFRTGGRMLQTRYNETKKVSSACWVCPFGSKVVVGYNNGELFIWSIPSLNTGNSLAVDYSSQNTPMFKFNLGYKSDKTSIRSVKWIYAEGRASRLYVMGGSDYAPSNLLQVVLLNEHTESRTIKMGLHLSEGSVDMQIISTSSKQRQNYFILLGKSGNVYLYDDNLIERYLLQSQSKSTPSLPKEVVVKLPLSDSSITTAKFISNNPNAFSSDDEYYSQLVKNYPPLIPIETNLKDGINFSAANFTGFSNLRNLYITGHSNGAITFWDASCPFFTPILQLKQQAENDVSLSGVPLTELYFDSNSPLLISGDQSGMVRIYRFKPEPYASNSFMSLTGNTKKGTDHVIHSMKLVKTSGAVICMNIDHNSRHLAVGSDQGNVSVINIDEPSLLYRKNISSEISSSIVSLQFKTCSLRGFDKNILLVGTKDSSVLALDSETGNPFNTEAIHPKKPSKAIYMQVLDGVGEPITGSVTKDGLDSREGNRTEDATAKQLYILLCSEKALYVYSFVHVVQGVKKVLYKKKFHSSSCCWASTIYNLSDISLLLLFTSGKVELRSLPALSLIAETSIRGFTYSPPKLKSYSDCQICCSRKGDLVLVNGDQEIFVVSLLAQRNIFRLLDSVSCIYRKEIMLSEEELGPSPVIDKGKKKGILSFAIKDFTSSKEKHGPLMGKEDPKENIRELSAIFSNANFACYDNDDKPTVDESELELNIDDIDLEDHEEKRKEQSILGALNKKKLVGKFQSLKGRLKEMGNYQKASDKEGHQEEKDGALDQIKKKYGFSSSSNETNAAKQAQIKLHENTWKLQGTNLRAREMQDTAKSFSSLAKQVLRTAEQDRQS
- the LOC106776696 gene encoding uncharacterized protein LOC106776696; translated protein: MGWEISAANSNFHWGIVSCRKNESVTDDDTKHSVDDSSIAPGRRGVGESRYLGPFLYSPRGNQKAEKKLSENKTQALESNEGSEGIMEDEGSHEREGSLAAPLIFLIVASFQFAYYCLDQVAKQSGSGREKEAQLREEIKRLLKEASLLSQPSTFAQAAKLKRMATAKEKELSKYRNSSHKDYAVYSKAVLIFKYLTYALLLIWFWRVPVASVHRQLVQPFGSWLSWKSGGVQSNSVPVGIISWLVVSARVCRFVRRAYSK